Proteins encoded within one genomic window of Acinetobacter sp. WCHA55:
- a CDS encoding riboflavin synthase subunit alpha, with translation MYTGIVQGLEKILDVRQGDGFSTLVVSNTHNFFHDVFIGASVAINGTCLTATHIDLTANQVHFDVSDLTQRLTTLGTLQAGDEVNIERSAKVGMENGGHNLYGHIEGTAAVKQLSRHGETLHVDLHIPEGNIKYFFLKGFIGLNGCSLTVNRVDRNSHEISVDLIPETLRLTTWASVKVGDAVNYEIDQMTRTMVDTLENIHQR, from the coding sequence ATGTACACAGGTATCGTACAAGGCTTAGAAAAAATTTTAGATGTCCGTCAAGGTGATGGCTTTAGCACCCTAGTGGTTTCAAATACCCACAACTTTTTTCACGATGTCTTCATCGGTGCAAGTGTAGCCATTAACGGCACCTGCTTAACCGCGACGCATATTGATCTTACCGCCAATCAAGTCCATTTTGATGTCTCGGATTTGACTCAACGTCTGACCACTTTAGGGACTTTACAGGCAGGAGATGAGGTCAATATCGAACGTTCAGCCAAAGTCGGAATGGAAAATGGAGGACACAACTTGTATGGACATATCGAAGGAACGGCTGCGGTAAAGCAGCTGAGCCGTCATGGCGAGACCTTGCATGTGGATCTCCATATTCCAGAAGGCAATATCAAATACTTTTTCTTAAAAGGTTTTATTGGTCTGAATGGTTGTAGCCTTACCGTCAACCGTGTTGATCGTAACAGCCATGAAATTTCAGTTGATTTGATTCCTGAAACCTTACGTTTAACCACGTGGGCATCGGTAAAAGTGGGGGATGCGGTCAATTATGAAATTGATCAAATGACACGGACGATGGTCGATACTTTAGAGAATATCCATCAGCGTTAA
- the acs gene encoding acetate--CoA ligase has product MKEVYPVPAEFEKTARTNEQEYFERYQKSIEHPDEYWAEQALKLDWIKPFSQVKNTSYDKDNFKIEWFADGQLNLSANCLDRHLKEHPYKPAIIWEGDHPSRHKIISFAELYDEVCRFANVLKKHGVVKGDRVVLYMPMISEAAISMLACARIGAVHCVVFGGFSPDSLASRIDDSQAKIVITADSGMRGGKPIPLKENVDAALNLPGTDSVQNVIVVHRTGNPITLKEGRDLWYHMEIMTVNEICPPEPMNAEDPLFILYTSGSTGKPKGVLHTTGGYLTYVNSTFREVFDLKQDDVFWCTADVGWITGHSYVLYGPLSNGTTTVMFEGIPQYPSWARTGHIVDKHNVTILYTAPTAIRAMMREGDAFVRESDRSSLRLIGSVGEPINPEAWNWYYTVVGESRCPVVDTWWQTETGGILISPLPGATPLKPGSATRPLFGIQPALVDAEGNELEGAAEGNLVIKDSWPGQMRTIWGDPERFIEAYFATYPGTYFTGDGARRDKDGYYWITGRVDDVLNVSGHRLGTAEVESALVAHEAVAEAAVVGMPHDIKGQGICSFVTLQAGTPQTEELRAELIQWVRKVLGPVATPDALHWAPSLPKTRSGKIMRRILRKIAANELDSLGDTSTLAEPQVVEVLIKEVYPNG; this is encoded by the coding sequence ATGAAAGAAGTCTATCCTGTACCTGCTGAATTTGAAAAAACTGCGCGCACCAATGAACAAGAATATTTTGAACGATATCAAAAATCGATAGAACACCCTGACGAATATTGGGCTGAACAAGCTTTGAAGCTGGATTGGATCAAGCCGTTTAGTCAAGTTAAAAACACCAGTTATGACAAAGATAATTTTAAAATTGAATGGTTTGCCGATGGTCAGTTGAACCTAAGTGCTAACTGTCTTGATCGTCATTTGAAAGAGCATCCGTATAAACCCGCCATTATTTGGGAGGGTGATCATCCGTCGCGTCATAAAATTATTTCCTTTGCTGAGCTGTATGACGAAGTGTGTCGTTTTGCCAATGTCCTGAAAAAGCATGGTGTGGTGAAGGGTGATCGTGTGGTGTTGTATATGCCGATGATTTCAGAAGCAGCCATTTCAATGTTGGCTTGTGCCCGAATCGGTGCAGTACATTGTGTGGTGTTTGGTGGCTTTTCACCTGACTCATTGGCGAGCCGAATTGATGACAGCCAAGCCAAAATTGTGATTACCGCAGACTCTGGAATGCGCGGGGGTAAACCCATTCCGTTGAAAGAAAATGTAGACGCGGCATTAAATTTACCTGGGACAGACTCGGTACAAAACGTGATTGTGGTGCACCGAACAGGTAATCCGATCACGCTGAAAGAAGGACGTGATTTGTGGTATCACATGGAAATCATGACCGTCAACGAGATCTGTCCACCTGAACCGATGAATGCAGAAGATCCACTGTTTATTTTATATACATCAGGTTCAACGGGTAAACCGAAAGGCGTACTGCATACCACAGGGGGTTATTTAACCTATGTGAATAGCACCTTCCGTGAAGTATTCGACTTAAAACAAGATGATGTGTTTTGGTGTACCGCCGATGTGGGCTGGATTACGGGACACTCTTATGTGCTGTATGGACCCTTATCGAATGGGACAACGACCGTGATGTTTGAGGGGATTCCACAGTATCCAAGTTGGGCACGTACAGGGCATATTGTTGACAAACACAATGTGACGATTTTATACACGGCCCCGACAGCGATCCGTGCCATGATGCGTGAAGGAGATGCCTTTGTCCGTGAGAGTGATCGTAGCAGTTTGCGTTTAATTGGTTCTGTTGGAGAGCCGATCAACCCTGAAGCATGGAATTGGTATTACACGGTGGTGGGAGAAAGCCGTTGCCCAGTGGTGGACACTTGGTGGCAAACCGAAACAGGCGGGATTTTAATTTCTCCACTTCCAGGTGCGACTCCACTTAAACCCGGGTCTGCAACGCGTCCTCTATTTGGAATTCAACCCGCTTTGGTCGATGCTGAAGGTAACGAGTTAGAAGGAGCGGCTGAAGGCAATCTGGTGATTAAGGACTCATGGCCGGGACAAATGCGCACCATTTGGGGGGATCCTGAGCGGTTTATCGAAGCGTATTTTGCAACCTATCCAGGAACGTATTTCACGGGTGATGGCGCTCGCCGTGATAAAGATGGTTATTACTGGATCACGGGACGGGTGGATGATGTGCTGAATGTGTCAGGACACCGTTTGGGTACGGCCGAAGTGGAAAGTGCTTTGGTGGCACATGAAGCGGTGGCTGAGGCTGCCGTAGTGGGAATGCCACATGACATCAAAGGACAGGGGATTTGTTCCTTTGTCACTTTACAAGCAGGCACACCGCAAACGGAAGAACTCCGTGCAGAGCTGATTCAGTGGGTGCGAAAAGTACTTGGTCCTGTGGCGACCCCAGATGCCTTACATTGGGCACCGTCTTTACCGAAGACACGTTCAGGCAAAATCATGCGCCGTATTTTAAGAAAAATTGCGGCGAACGAGTTAGATAGTTTGGGCGATACATCGACGCTGGCTGAACCACAAGTGGTCGAAGTGCTGATTAAAGAGGTGTATCCAAACGGATAA
- a CDS encoding mechanosensitive ion channel family protein, whose translation MSEQTNTLSEVAQGTSEMLHDATAKTTQSVIAHTAKYNDAYSTIDKFVDSFWERMPYFCIALITFVIFYLLSKLFKLFVRKALSDRSYTKQNLVLVLNRVGSSAIVFIGFLIAMVIAIPGFTPGQLMSALGIGSVAIGFAFKDIFQNLLSGILILLGEPFKIGDDIIVSGMEGNVEDIQIRATYLRAPDGRRIVIPNATVYTSAVTVNTAYPRRRCEFLVGIGYEDDIKKAKDIILGILDRDTTILSQPGFSVNVAALADFSVNLKVQWWVNTTETTVSGSISSVQEYVVQAFAEQGISIPYPVQEVRVAKNDSYPTEASTAK comes from the coding sequence GTGTCAGAACAAACCAATACCTTGAGTGAGGTTGCTCAAGGTACGTCAGAGATGCTACATGACGCGACAGCGAAAACCACGCAAAGTGTAATTGCACATACGGCAAAATATAATGACGCCTATTCCACCATCGACAAATTTGTCGATAGTTTTTGGGAGCGTATGCCTTATTTTTGTATTGCGCTGATTACCTTCGTCATTTTTTATTTGCTCTCCAAACTGTTTAAGCTTTTTGTTCGTAAAGCACTGTCTGATCGTTCTTATACCAAGCAAAACCTTGTTCTAGTCCTGAATCGTGTCGGCAGTTCAGCCATCGTCTTTATTGGCTTCCTGATTGCCATGGTGATTGCAATTCCAGGTTTCACACCCGGTCAGTTGATGAGTGCTTTGGGGATTGGCTCGGTTGCCATTGGTTTTGCATTTAAAGATATCTTCCAAAACCTTCTTTCAGGGATCCTGATTTTACTGGGTGAACCGTTTAAGATTGGCGATGACATTATTGTCTCGGGTATGGAAGGCAACGTTGAAGATATTCAAATTCGTGCCACTTACTTACGTGCGCCAGATGGTCGTCGTATCGTGATTCCGAATGCAACCGTGTATACCAGTGCGGTTACTGTCAACACCGCCTATCCACGTCGTCGCTGCGAGTTCTTGGTCGGTATTGGTTATGAAGATGACATCAAAAAAGCCAAAGATATTATTTTAGGCATTTTAGACCGAGATACGACCATTTTAAGTCAACCCGGCTTTAGCGTGAACGTCGCTGCACTTGCAGACTTTTCAGTGAACCTCAAAGTCCAATGGTGGGTCAACACCACAGAAACTACGGTATCTGGCTCGATCAGTTCGGTACAAGAATATGTGGTTCAGGCCTTTGCTGAGCAAGGGATTTCTATTCCTTACCCAGTCCAAGAAGTTCGCGTCGCAAAAAATGACAGCTACCCGACAGAAGCCTCAACCGCTAAATAA
- a CDS encoding GntR family transcriptional regulator yields MKLIQKPKTLTEEAFEILQDAIINNHLQFNVLYSATELGQMLGGISRTPVREAAQMLEKIGIVKIEKNKGIRIIPTTFTTMIESFQIRLMLEVPLVYRATKVRTEQDIEHLNAIFEEFKVKAASNDITGTLKADRDYHLALLQIVGNQKAIDIISNTRNQVLIAGSATIPHSRNCMQTFDDHLKLHHAFVSGDAQQAADLMKAHIINTATLLINQESEKRENWSDYSTNDYLNWI; encoded by the coding sequence ATGAAACTGATCCAAAAACCAAAAACATTAACTGAAGAAGCTTTTGAAATTTTGCAGGATGCAATTATCAATAATCACTTACAGTTCAATGTCTTGTACTCAGCAACCGAATTGGGTCAGATGCTTGGCGGCATTTCACGCACACCTGTACGTGAAGCAGCACAAATGCTTGAAAAGATTGGTATTGTGAAAATTGAGAAAAATAAAGGGATACGTATTATTCCGACAACATTCACCACAATGATTGAATCCTTTCAAATCCGATTGATGCTGGAGGTTCCTCTGGTCTACCGTGCAACTAAGGTCAGAACAGAGCAAGATATTGAACATTTGAATGCTATTTTTGAGGAGTTCAAAGTGAAGGCGGCCTCAAATGACATTACAGGGACTCTAAAAGCTGACCGGGATTATCATTTAGCGTTGTTACAAATTGTGGGTAATCAGAAAGCGATTGATATTATTAGTAATACACGTAACCAAGTGTTAATCGCAGGTTCTGCAACTATTCCGCATTCTCGAAATTGTATGCAGACCTTTGATGACCATTTAAAGTTACATCATGCATTTGTGAGTGGAGATGCTCAACAAGCTGCTGACTTGATGAAAGCTCACATAATAAATACCGCAACGCTACTGATAAACCAAGAATCAGAAAAACGTGAAAACTGGTCAGATTACAGTACCAATGACTATCTCAACTGGATCTAA
- a CDS encoding MFS transporter — translation MSNTHETELEKKKRLKKVATATIVGSMLEWYDFYLYATMASIVFAKVFFDTSDPGSASLKAFATFAIGFIARPLGGLFFGYFGDKYGRKKMLFVTFLLMGLCTTAIGLIPTYESIGIWAAVLLVTFRIIQGLGAGAEFAGAAITSYEHASEDKRGSQGAWPALGLNLGLLLSSLTVFLLTLNGDEFLINGGWRIPFILSFVLVIVGLWVRKSLPETPDYAEAHVEKSTENPFKQILKTNMKGLSVVFLIAIGYNALSYIFKTFSLAYLTQFQGVTAHVTSLSVTIASLVAIFTVPFFGWLCDKWNSRNVLILGGFLSILFAYPFMKLLETGDNTSIYIALAIGTGILAPMMFAPQGSFLSRQFAVENRSTGVSTGREIGTAIAGGLAPLGALSLVAASPTHSTTGVILILALAGLFVVLTALCDQGYKFSKHKN, via the coding sequence ATGAGCAATACTCATGAAACAGAATTAGAAAAAAAGAAGCGACTTAAAAAAGTAGCAACCGCAACGATTGTCGGTTCCATGTTAGAGTGGTATGACTTCTATCTGTATGCCACCATGGCCTCAATTGTCTTCGCTAAAGTATTTTTTGACACTTCAGACCCAGGTAGTGCCAGTCTAAAAGCCTTTGCAACTTTTGCGATTGGCTTTATCGCACGTCCTCTTGGGGGGCTATTCTTTGGTTATTTTGGCGACAAATATGGCCGAAAAAAGATGCTTTTTGTTACCTTCTTATTGATGGGGCTATGCACTACGGCTATTGGACTCATTCCAACTTATGAATCTATCGGCATCTGGGCAGCAGTACTATTGGTAACATTCCGTATTATTCAAGGGTTGGGCGCTGGGGCTGAATTTGCAGGGGCTGCGATTACCTCGTATGAACATGCTTCTGAAGATAAACGCGGCAGTCAAGGGGCATGGCCTGCTTTGGGGCTAAACTTAGGTCTCCTACTCTCTTCACTTACGGTCTTTTTATTAACCTTAAATGGTGATGAGTTCTTAATTAATGGTGGCTGGCGTATTCCATTTATTCTCAGTTTTGTACTGGTGATTGTTGGTTTATGGGTACGTAAGAGTTTGCCTGAAACACCTGATTATGCTGAAGCACACGTCGAAAAATCGACTGAAAATCCTTTTAAACAGATCCTAAAAACCAATATGAAAGGTTTAAGTGTGGTCTTTCTGATTGCAATTGGCTATAACGCCTTGAGTTATATCTTTAAAACCTTCTCTTTGGCTTATTTAACTCAATTCCAAGGTGTAACGGCACATGTCACTTCATTATCCGTGACCATTGCAAGCTTAGTTGCGATTTTTACTGTCCCATTTTTTGGTTGGTTATGTGACAAATGGAACAGCAGAAATGTTCTGATCTTAGGTGGTTTTCTCTCGATCCTGTTCGCCTATCCATTTATGAAATTACTGGAAACTGGTGACAATACTTCAATCTACATCGCTTTAGCGATTGGGACAGGTATTCTTGCCCCAATGATGTTCGCACCACAGGGATCTTTTCTCAGTCGTCAGTTTGCCGTGGAAAACCGTTCTACTGGCGTGAGTACCGGTCGCGAAATTGGAACAGCAATTGCAGGGGGCTTAGCACCTTTAGGTGCCTTGTCATTAGTCGCAGCTTCACCAACCCATTCAACGACAGGCGTGATTCTGATTTTGGCTTTAGCAGGTTTATTTGTGGTCTTAACTGCTCTTTGCGATCAAGGCTATAAATTCTCAAAACATAAAAACTAA
- a CDS encoding 16S rRNA (uracil(1498)-N(3))-methyltransferase, with translation MNIVLLDPRQTESELWSISAKRQLEHLHRHLELKVGDTLKVGIQNGKRHLTQVVEVSETVVRIKPLYEEPVPAKLPVTLIVAMPRPKVLRRLMMDAVTLGVEKIILLHSYRVDKSYWQTPFLQQLDQYVTLGLEQAGDTVAPKIEIYKRFKPFVEDQLPSLISADCPAYVAHPYSDAKMPFAIQHPCTVVIGPEGGFIPYEVDLLVKNGCQVMSLGNRIIRTETVIPYVLGRLFSG, from the coding sequence ATGAATATCGTTCTCTTAGACCCGCGACAAACCGAATCTGAACTCTGGTCCATTAGCGCTAAGCGTCAGCTTGAACATTTGCATCGTCATTTAGAGCTTAAAGTCGGTGATACTTTAAAAGTCGGGATACAAAACGGAAAGCGTCATCTTACGCAAGTGGTTGAGGTTTCCGAAACAGTTGTACGTATAAAACCTTTATATGAAGAACCTGTACCAGCCAAACTACCAGTGACTTTAATTGTCGCGATGCCACGTCCTAAAGTTCTGCGTCGTTTGATGATGGATGCGGTGACTTTAGGGGTTGAAAAAATCATTTTGCTACACAGCTATCGGGTCGATAAAAGTTATTGGCAAACCCCGTTTTTACAACAGTTGGACCAATATGTGACTTTGGGGCTAGAGCAGGCAGGGGATACGGTTGCACCCAAAATTGAAATTTATAAACGCTTTAAGCCTTTTGTTGAAGATCAATTGCCAAGTCTGATTTCAGCCGATTGTCCTGCTTATGTGGCACATCCTTATAGCGATGCCAAAATGCCTTTTGCGATTCAGCATCCCTGTACGGTTGTGATCGGACCGGAAGGTGGATTTATCCCTTACGAAGTTGACCTACTTGTAAAAAACGGCTGCCAAGTGATGAGCTTAGGCAACCGTATTATTCGGACTGAAACCGTGATCCCTTATGTTTTAGGACGCTTATTTAGCGGTTGA
- a CDS encoding 3-deoxy-D-manno-octulosonic acid transferase: MATPFWYNAALALIKPLYKSKIKKRAETTEQFQQECLERFGPFQPVKNRQAIWFHVVSVGETNAAQPLIEHYLKAGHPVLVTNTTKTGQARAKSLFLKAPYLDLFQAVYLPADQKPLVRQFFALYQPKLLALVETELWPNLIAQAGQSQVPCILINARLSEKSAKGYAKVSSLTQPMLHGLDQLLAQDRATAERFIQLGAVQSKTQVVGSIKFDIHAPESFVKQAAQLRQEWSLAGRKIITMASTHAPEEQKLLSAFKPYLDAQPELLCIVVPRHPERFDEVFNVTQSLNLNTTRRSTGQRIEAKTQVYLADSMGEMWLWYALSNTCFVGGSLNEPGGGHNILEPIALNVPTVLGKNYFNFQSIVDEFVQADAVKVVDDAEQAAAVLMTLLEDIEQANTLNQSAQKIMQLNTGSLAKHIQVIDGYL, encoded by the coding sequence TTGGCTACTCCTTTTTGGTATAACGCAGCACTTGCGCTGATCAAACCGCTGTATAAGTCTAAAATAAAAAAACGTGCAGAGACTACAGAACAGTTTCAACAAGAATGTCTCGAACGTTTTGGGCCATTTCAACCTGTTAAAAATCGCCAAGCGATTTGGTTCCATGTGGTATCTGTGGGGGAAACCAATGCAGCGCAGCCTCTCATCGAACATTACTTAAAAGCGGGTCATCCAGTCTTGGTGACCAATACCACCAAAACAGGGCAGGCACGGGCCAAATCACTCTTTTTAAAAGCACCTTATTTAGACCTGTTCCAAGCAGTATATTTACCTGCAGATCAAAAGCCCTTAGTTCGTCAATTCTTTGCATTGTATCAGCCTAAACTCTTGGCTTTGGTGGAGACGGAACTGTGGCCAAATTTAATTGCCCAAGCGGGGCAGAGTCAAGTGCCATGTATCTTGATTAATGCCCGTCTTTCTGAAAAATCGGCCAAAGGCTATGCCAAAGTGTCTAGCCTGACTCAGCCCATGTTACATGGGCTAGATCAGCTTTTGGCACAAGATCGGGCAACTGCGGAGCGCTTTATTCAGCTTGGCGCAGTTCAGTCAAAGACGCAGGTGGTGGGGAGTATTAAGTTTGATATTCATGCGCCTGAATCATTTGTTAAACAGGCGGCTCAGCTCAGGCAAGAATGGTCATTGGCTGGACGTAAGATCATTACTATGGCCAGTACTCATGCACCTGAAGAACAAAAATTGTTAAGTGCGTTTAAGCCATATTTGGATGCACAGCCTGAACTGTTGTGTATTGTGGTACCGCGTCATCCAGAGCGTTTTGATGAGGTCTTTAATGTCACGCAAAGTTTAAATTTAAACACCACGCGGAGAAGTACGGGACAAAGAATAGAAGCAAAAACTCAAGTCTATTTAGCCGATTCAATGGGAGAGATGTGGTTATGGTATGCCTTATCGAATACCTGTTTTGTCGGTGGCTCGCTGAATGAACCAGGTGGTGGACATAATATTTTAGAGCCGATTGCGTTAAATGTACCAACAGTTTTGGGCAAAAACTATTTTAATTTCCAAAGTATTGTTGATGAGTTTGTACAAGCGGATGCGGTGAAAGTTGTTGATGATGCTGAACAGGCTGCCGCAGTGTTGATGACACTGTTAGAGGATATTGAGCAAGCGAATACACTGAATCAATCTGCACAAAAGATTATGCAGTTAAATACGGGTTCTTTAGCCAAGCATATTCAAGTGATTGATGGTTATTTATAG
- the lhgO gene encoding L-2-hydroxyglutarate oxidase — translation MLNKHYAIIGGGINGLAVARQLLLDYPYARVTVFEKETDVAMHQSSHNSGVVHAGLYYEPGGLKARLCRRGATLVQQYCTENQIPYDECGKVVVALTPDEEGRLDAIYKKSMANQVPDVRILQAGEIQDIEPNCIGTKALYSPRTAIVSYGAIAKKIAEEIKQKNGTLVLGRKVINLTEKNNKVSVHFDDHEVYPTQFDYVVTCAGLQSDRLASNSGDIATPKIVPFFGQYYVIDEQFKNHVKGLIYPVPDPKYPFLGVHFTKRIDGQMTIGPNAFISFGRENYTGNKFNLTDIYDFLTYKGFWKFSSKNMPAAVRELRTVLSQTNFVAEAAKYVPSLANVSVEPATRGIRAQAMEADGSLVDDFVIRKQGNITHIRNAPSPGATSSLAIAEYIVREVMSHH, via the coding sequence ATGCTGAATAAACATTATGCCATCATCGGGGGGGGAATCAATGGATTGGCTGTTGCCCGCCAACTTCTATTGGACTATCCGTATGCCCGTGTCACGGTATTTGAAAAAGAAACTGATGTTGCCATGCATCAATCTAGCCATAATTCAGGCGTGGTACATGCTGGGCTATATTATGAACCGGGGGGCTTAAAAGCCCGTTTATGCCGTCGTGGCGCGACATTAGTTCAACAATACTGCACAGAAAACCAAATTCCCTATGATGAATGTGGCAAGGTCGTAGTTGCGCTCACTCCAGATGAAGAAGGTCGTCTCGACGCAATCTACAAAAAATCGATGGCCAACCAAGTTCCTGATGTCCGTATTCTACAAGCGGGTGAAATTCAAGACATCGAACCGAACTGTATTGGTACCAAAGCCCTCTATTCCCCACGTACCGCAATTGTCAGCTATGGTGCAATTGCCAAAAAAATTGCAGAAGAAATTAAACAAAAAAATGGCACATTGGTATTAGGTCGAAAAGTCATTAATTTGACAGAAAAAAATAATAAAGTCAGCGTGCATTTTGACGATCATGAGGTCTATCCAACCCAATTTGACTACGTCGTGACCTGCGCCGGTTTACAGTCTGACCGACTTGCGAGCAATTCAGGTGATATTGCCACACCAAAAATTGTCCCATTTTTTGGTCAATACTATGTGATTGATGAACAATTCAAAAATCATGTCAAGGGTCTGATTTATCCTGTACCCGATCCTAAATATCCATTTTTAGGGGTGCATTTCACCAAACGCATTGATGGTCAGATGACGATTGGGCCAAATGCATTTATTTCTTTTGGTCGTGAAAACTATACGGGTAATAAATTTAACCTTACTGATATTTACGACTTCCTCACTTACAAAGGATTTTGGAAATTCTCCTCTAAAAATATGCCCGCAGCGGTACGAGAGCTGAGAACGGTCCTCAGCCAAACCAATTTTGTCGCAGAAGCAGCCAAATACGTGCCTTCTCTGGCAAATGTCTCTGTTGAACCTGCAACACGTGGCATTCGAGCTCAAGCTATGGAAGCTGATGGCTCATTGGTCGATGACTTCGTCATTCGCAAACAAGGCAATATCACCCATATTCGTAATGCCCCGTCTCCGGGTGCGACCTCCTCTTTAGCGATTGCCGAATATATTGTGCGCGAAGTCATGTCTCACCACTAA
- a CDS encoding DoxX-like family protein — MNNNPLLKFINLSLAFLWGYQGLVPKILFMNPDEIAIWQTFGFSYAQAQLAGQLSGMLECVFALLLLFSSSKYLHYLSIFSLVFLFALVTFLIPDSLVRAFNPVVMNLAMISLSICYCMLRNQETACFSTQNKGSI, encoded by the coding sequence ATGAACAACAACCCACTCTTGAAATTCATCAATCTCTCTTTGGCCTTTTTATGGGGCTATCAGGGTTTAGTCCCTAAAATTCTCTTTATGAATCCCGATGAAATTGCCATTTGGCAAACTTTTGGGTTTTCCTACGCACAGGCCCAACTGGCAGGTCAGCTCTCAGGTATGCTTGAGTGTGTTTTTGCTTTATTGCTTCTGTTTAGCTCCAGTAAATATCTGCATTACCTCAGTATCTTCAGCTTAGTATTTCTCTTCGCATTGGTCACTTTTCTGATCCCAGACAGTCTTGTTCGTGCTTTTAATCCTGTTGTCATGAACCTTGCCATGATCAGTCTATCCATTTGTTATTGTATGCTTCGCAATCAGGAAACGGCTTGCTTTAGTACACAAAATAAAGGTTCAATATGA
- a CDS encoding SDR family NAD(P)-dependent oxidoreductase, with protein sequence MTSKSGCIVITGSSKGIGLGLVQAFLEQQQAVVISGRNSTDLHSALQQLRYRFPTAQIHAVTCDVTQIHEVQTLWDEAIQQFGAVQIWINNAGSCTATLDFKDLAAADIQTVVQTNILGSMFGSQVALNGMLAQGYGQIFNMEGWGTRGEWSAGMTAYATTKRAVGYFSQALFKETKQTNIQVGTLSPGMVATDLLISSWQNGNVQHWNKMKRLFFFIIDPPEVVCRYLAQRILENKRRHSRIVWMTPLRLLLRFLRPYYWRRNPIKDTALAHLNSK encoded by the coding sequence ATGACTTCAAAATCAGGTTGCATCGTCATTACAGGCAGTTCTAAAGGTATCGGCTTGGGTTTAGTTCAAGCCTTCTTAGAACAACAACAAGCCGTGGTAATATCTGGTCGAAATAGCACAGATTTGCACAGTGCCCTGCAACAGTTGCGATATCGCTTTCCCACTGCGCAGATTCATGCCGTCACGTGTGATGTCACGCAGATCCATGAAGTACAAACGCTTTGGGATGAAGCCATTCAACAATTTGGCGCTGTTCAGATTTGGATTAATAATGCAGGCAGTTGTACAGCGACTCTGGACTTTAAAGATCTCGCAGCAGCAGACATACAGACGGTGGTTCAAACCAATATTTTAGGCAGTATGTTCGGCTCACAAGTGGCCTTAAACGGCATGCTGGCACAAGGCTATGGTCAAATTTTCAATATGGAAGGTTGGGGTACTCGCGGCGAGTGGAGTGCGGGTATGACTGCCTATGCCACCACTAAACGTGCCGTAGGGTACTTTAGTCAAGCTCTGTTTAAAGAAACTAAACAGACCAATATTCAAGTCGGTACGCTCAGTCCCGGAATGGTGGCAACTGATCTACTGATATCCTCTTGGCAAAATGGCAATGTGCAGCATTGGAACAAAATGAAACGGCTATTCTTTTTTATTATTGATCCGCCTGAAGTGGTCTGTCGCTATTTGGCCCAACGGATTTTAGAGAATAAGCGTCGCCATAGTCGCATCGTATGGATGACGCCATTACGTCTGTTGCTCCGATTCTTACGACCCTATTATTGGCGTCGAAATCCAATCAAAGATACAGCTTTAGCACATCTCAACTCAAAATAA